TAAGCCCGGTGATGCAGCCGATCATCGTCGTCTTGCCCGCCCCGTTTGGCCCGAGCAACGCAAAGATCTCCCCGGGCTCAATCCTTAAGCTCACATCATCAACCGCGCGTAACGCACCGTAGCGTTTGGTCAGCCCGTTGAGCTCGACCACCGCTTCCATCGCTTGCTCACCATCACTCACTGCGTCACCATCCTTCGGGTTGCGGATCGCACCTGTATCCCGCAACCCCATCATCGAAACATCACTCCAGCCCCTCAACGACTCGCCGGGATCGTGATCACAATCACCGCTCGCGCAAGCGCGCTGGCCAAATTGACAGTATTTTGCCGGGCTTGATACCCTCCCGGAAAGAATTTGCTTCCCACATCCAGGCGTACGACAATCGCTCGACCTCATACCCGGGTCTTCCCCCAGCTGATCGTCCGGTGACCGGCTCAGGTCGCCCCCCCTGGTGGTAGATCCCCCTCTGCACGGCAAACACACATGTCCAAAGAACGCATCGGAGAGCTGCTCGTCCGCGAGAATCTCGTCTCGCCATCTCAACTCAAGCAGGCCCAGGACCGCTCCAAGCGCGATGGCAGTCGCCTGGGATATGAGCTCACTCGCCTCGGATTTGTGGAAGAGGGCGAGCTGACCTCCTTTTTGAGCCGCCACTTCGGCGTGCCCTCGGTCAGCCTGGCCGAGATCGAGGTCCCCGAGAACATCATTCAGCTCATCCGCAAAGAAGTCGCGGTGCGCCACCAGTGTTTGCCCATCAACCGCAGCGGCGCCACGTTGGTGGTGGCGATGGCCGATCCGTCGAATATCTACGCCATCGACGACCTGAAGTTCATGACCGGCTACAACATCGAGGTGGTCGTCGCCAGCGAGTCGGCCATTGAGCAGGCCATCTATCGCTATTATGGCGGCGAGGAGAGCGCCGGGATCGACTACGACGCCATCCTCGGTGAGCTCGACCTCGACGACGTCGATTACGTCGAAGAAGAAGACGCCGCCGACGTCAACGATCTGGCCCGCGCCAGTGAAGACGCCCCGGTCATTCGACTGGTCAACCACATCCTGGTCGACGCCATCAAACGCGGCGCCAGCGACATCCACATCGAGCCCTACGAAAAAGAGTTCCGTGTGCGCTTCCGCGTCGACGGCGTGCTCCAGGAGGTGATGCGCCCTCCCCTTAAGCTCAAAAACGCCATCACCTCGCGCCTCAAGATCATGAGCAACCTGGACATCGCCGAGCGGCGACTTCCCCAGGACGGTCGTATCAAGCTGAAAATGGGCCGCAACAAAGAGATGGACTTCCGCGTCAGCGTCCTGCCGACCCTCTTTGGCGAAAAAGTCGTCATGCGACTGCTCGACCAATCCAACCTTCAGCTTGATATGACCAAGCTGGGCTTTGACGAAAAAGCCCTCAAAGTCTTCCTCGACTCCATTCACCGCCCCTACGGCATGTGCCTGGTCACCGGCCCGACCGGTTCCGGCAAAACGACCACGCTCTACTCCGCGCTCAGCGACCTCAACAAAGTCAGCGAAAACATCTCCACTGCCGAAGATCCGGTTGAGTTCAACCTCGCCGGCATCAACCAGTGTCAGATGCATGAGTCGATTGGCCTGAACTTCGCTGCCGCCCTGCGCTCCTTCTTGCGCCAGGACCCCGATATCATCATGGTCGGCGAGATCCGCGACTTCGAGACGGCCGAGATCGCCATTAAGGCCGCCCTCACCGGCCACATGGTGCTGAGCACGTTGCACACCAACGATGCGCCCAGCACGATCAGCCGACTGCTCAACATGGGCATTGAGCCCTTCCTGGTGACCGCCTCACTCAACGTGGTCGTCGCCCAGCGTCTGGCACGCCGGATCTGCCCCGACTGCAAAGAGGTCTACAACGTCCCGCGCGAAACGCTCGTCGAGATGGAGGTCCCCGAGGAGTGGCTCGACCGCCCGGTCTACCACGGCGCCGGATGCTCCTCCTGCGGCGAAACAGGCTACCGCGGCCGCGTCGCACTCTACGAGGTGCTCGGCATGAACGACGCCATCAAGGACTACATCCTGCAGGGCTACTCGACCGCCGAGCTTAAGGCTGAGGCGATTCGCTTAGGAATGAACACGCTTCGCCGCGCCGGCATCATCAAGATGTTCGAAGGCGTCACCACCCCCGAAGAGGTCGTGCGCAACAGCGCTCCGGACCGCTAATGTTGTAAGCCCATTGTCCCCTCGCAATCGTTGCGCTGATCTTACTCCCCCCCCTCGTCCCGAGAGCTCTATGGCTAACCTGCACCAGCTTCTGAAGATCATGGTCGATAAGAACGCCAGCGATCTTCACATCACCGTGGGAGCCCCTCCGCAGCTTCGCATCGACGGCTCGCTTGTGCCGCTCAAAACCTCGAAGCTCTCGCCAACCGAGACCCGTCAGCTCTGCTACAGCGTGCTTACCGACAAGCAGAAGCAGGGGTTTGAGACCGACAACGAGCTCGACCTCTCCTTTGGCGTCAAAGGGCTGAGCCGCTTCCGCGGGAACATCTTCATGCAGCGCGGCGCGGTCGCGGGTGTTTTTCGTAAGATCCCCTTTGAGATTCTGAGCTTCCAGCAGCTGGGCCTCCCCCCGGTCATCGGCTCCTTTGCCGAAAAGCCCCGGGGCCTGGTGCTTGTGACCGGCCCTACCGGCAGCGGTAAGTCCACATCGCTCGCCGCCCTTATCGACAAGATCAACGTCGAGAAGCGCCTGCACATCCTCACCATCGAAGATCCGATCGAGTATCTGCACCCGCATAAGAACTGCCTGGTTAACCAGCGCGAGGTCGGCGCGGACACCGGCGGGTTTAAAAGCGCGCTGCGCTATGTCCTTCGGCAGGACCCCGACGTCGTGCTCATCGGTGAGCTTCGTGACCTGGAGACGATCGAGGCTGCGCTGACCATCAGTGAGACCGGCCACCTGGCGCTGGGCACCCTGCATACCAACGGCTGCGTGCAGACGATCAACCGCATCATCGACGTCTTCCCCTCCCATCAACAGTCGCAGATCCGCGCCCAGCTCTCCTTTGTGCTCGAAGGCGTCATCAGCCAGCAGCTGATCCCGCACGCCTCCGGCCGCGGACGCGCGCTGGCCACCGAGGTGCTTGTGCCCACCCCGGCAATCCGCAACCTGATCCGCGAAGATAAGATCCACCAGATCTACAGTTCCATGCAGGTTGGCCAGTCGCGAAGCTTTATGCAGACGATGAATCAGTCTCTTTTCTTGCTTATCCGCGATCGACAAATCACAGTCGAAGATGGTCTGGCACGATCCAACGACCCTGAAGAACTCCGTACCATGCTTGAGCAGGGCGGCGCCGGAAACTCCGGTGGCGGCTCCGGCCCCCGTAACCGCAGCTCTTCAATCCGATACACCTGAGCGAGCCGCTCGGCCCCTCCGGGGCCAGGCGACTTGCACCGAGTCATACCATCGCGTC
This DNA window, taken from Lujinxingia sediminis, encodes the following:
- the pilB gene encoding type IV-A pilus assembly ATPase PilB → MSKERIGELLVRENLVSPSQLKQAQDRSKRDGSRLGYELTRLGFVEEGELTSFLSRHFGVPSVSLAEIEVPENIIQLIRKEVAVRHQCLPINRSGATLVVAMADPSNIYAIDDLKFMTGYNIEVVVASESAIEQAIYRYYGGEESAGIDYDAILGELDLDDVDYVEEEDAADVNDLARASEDAPVIRLVNHILVDAIKRGASDIHIEPYEKEFRVRFRVDGVLQEVMRPPLKLKNAITSRLKIMSNLDIAERRLPQDGRIKLKMGRNKEMDFRVSVLPTLFGEKVVMRLLDQSNLQLDMTKLGFDEKALKVFLDSIHRPYGMCLVTGPTGSGKTTTLYSALSDLNKVSENISTAEDPVEFNLAGINQCQMHESIGLNFAAALRSFLRQDPDIIMVGEIRDFETAEIAIKAALTGHMVLSTLHTNDAPSTISRLLNMGIEPFLVTASLNVVVAQRLARRICPDCKEVYNVPRETLVEMEVPEEWLDRPVYHGAGCSSCGETGYRGRVALYEVLGMNDAIKDYILQGYSTAELKAEAIRLGMNTLRRAGIIKMFEGVTTPEEVVRNSAPDR
- a CDS encoding type IV pilus twitching motility protein PilT, with the protein product MANLHQLLKIMVDKNASDLHITVGAPPQLRIDGSLVPLKTSKLSPTETRQLCYSVLTDKQKQGFETDNELDLSFGVKGLSRFRGNIFMQRGAVAGVFRKIPFEILSFQQLGLPPVIGSFAEKPRGLVLVTGPTGSGKSTSLAALIDKINVEKRLHILTIEDPIEYLHPHKNCLVNQREVGADTGGFKSALRYVLRQDPDVVLIGELRDLETIEAALTISETGHLALGTLHTNGCVQTINRIIDVFPSHQQSQIRAQLSFVLEGVISQQLIPHASGRGRALATEVLVPTPAIRNLIREDKIHQIYSSMQVGQSRSFMQTMNQSLFLLIRDRQITVEDGLARSNDPEELRTMLEQGGAGNSGGGSGPRNRSSSIRYT